In Ramlibacter sp., the sequence CGGGACAGGGGCACATGGATGGGGGCGAGGAGGAGGGGATGCTGATCCGCTACAAATGGGGTAGCGTCCTGCGCAGGACGGGCGCGGGCTCCAGGCGACTCCATGCCAAAGGCCGGGGCCGAAAGCCACCGCCAGCAGGCAATAAGAAGCGCCATCAACACAACAATTTCTCGCTTTGATCCGTCCCACCGCAACTGGCGAAGGGACTGGGGTATTCCGTATCAGTGTTTCAATGCGTCGGCTTGACTTGCGTCATGGCGTACCACGGTTGGCGTTGGCCTTCAGTCTGTACGCGATGCAACAAATGGCATCGACCTTCCAGCGCGGCCTGTGGTGACGTGGACTAAACTCCAGACAAATCAACCACTTACAGCGTTACGCTAGTGAAACACATTATAGGGGGCGGCGGACCTCCCGCAAGCCCTCAGGTGAAATCAGTGACGGTGGACGAGGATTCCGCCGGGCAGCGGCTCGACAATTTCCTGATCCGCGAGCTCAAGGGCGTGCCCAAGACCCATGTGTACCGCATCATCCGCAGCGGCGAAGTCCGGGTCAACAAGGGCCGGGCGGCCGCAGACACCCGGGTGGCGCTGGGTGACGTGGTGCGGCTGCCGCCGGTGCGCACCTCGGAAGCCGCCAGCCAGAAGCTGGAGCGCCCGGCACCGCCGCGCGAGTTCCCCATCCTGCTGGAAGACGAGCACCTGCTGGCCATCGACAAACCGGCCGGCGTGGCGGTGCATGGCGGCAGCGGGGTGAGTTTTGGCGTGATCGAGCAGTTGCGCCAGGCGCGGCCGGCCGCAAAGTTCCTGGAACTGGTGCACCGGCTGGACCGCGAGACCTCGGGCATCCTGCTGGTGGCGCGCAAGCGTTCGGCGCTGACGAAGCTGCAGGACCAGTTCCGCGAGCGCGAAACCGGCAAGACCTACCTGGCGCTGGTCACGGGCCATTGGCCCGCGAACCGCAAGGTCATTGACGCGCCGCTTCACAAATACCTGCAGGCCGACGGCGAGCGCCGGGTCAAGGTGGTGGGCAAGGACGACCCGGACGGGCTGCGCTCGGTCACACTGGTGAAGGTGGCGTCCAGGCTGGCCGACTTCAGCCTGCTGGAGGTCACCATCAAGACCGGCCGCACCCACCAGATCCGGGTTCACCTCGCCTCCCAGGGGCATCCCATCGCCGGTGACGACAAATACGGCAACTTTGAACTCAACAAGACCCTGCAACGGCAGGGCCTGCGCCGCATGTTTCTTCATGCCTGGCGGCTACAGTTCACCCATCCGGCCAGTGGCGAGCGCATCGCGCTGCAAGCCGCGCTGCCACCCGAACTCCAGGAATTCATTGACCATGCCGCGCCCAAGACAGTTTGACCTGATTGCCTTCGACTGGGACGGCACGTTGTTTGATTCCACCCGGATCATCGTGCGCTGCATCCAGCGCGCGGTGGTGGACGTGGGCGGCGCGCTGCCCACCGACAAGGCGGCCGCCTATGTGATCGGCATGGGCCTGATGGAGGCGCTGGCGCATGCTGCCCCCGATGTGCCGCCCGAGCGCTATCCCCAGCTTGGCGCCCGTTACCGCCACCACTACATGGCGCACCAGAACGACCTGAGCCTGTTCGACGGCGTGCTGCCGCTGCTCGCCGACCTCAAGGCCAGTGGCCACCTGCTGGCCGTGGCCACGGGCAAATCGCGCCGCGGGCTGGACGAGGTGCTGCACACGGTGGAATTGCAGGGCATGTTCGATGCCTCGCGCACCGCCGACCAGACGGCCGGCAAGCCGCACCCGCTCATGCTGCAGGAGCTGATGGCCGAGTTCGGCACCGATGCCGGGCGCACGCTGATGATCGGCGACACCACCCATGACCTGCAGATGGCGCTCAACGCCGGCTGCGCCAGCGTGGGCGTGAGCTATGGCGCGCACGAGCCCGACGCGTTCCACGCGCTCAAGCCGCTGCAGGTGGTGCATTCGGTGCGCGAGTTGCACGACTGGCTGCTGGCCCATGGCTGACACGCTGATTGCCCTGTGCGCCTCGGCCGACCTGCGCGACGGCGGCGACGCCGTGCCGTTTGACGTGGTGCTGGGCGGCCAGACCTGCCGCGCGTTCGCGATCCGCTTTGAGGGGCGGGTGCACGCCTATCTCAACCGCTGCGCCCATGTGGCCATGGAGATGGACTACCAGCCCAACCGCTTTTTTGACGACACCGGCCAGTGGCTGCTGTGTGCCACGCATGGCGCGGCCTACCAGCCGGCCACCGGCGCCTGCGCGGGAGGGCCCTGCCGCGGTGGCCTCGTGAAAATCGGCCTCACCGAGCAGGACGGTGTGGTGCACTGGCATACTGCCTACAACCTCCAACCCGTTGAGTTCTGACATGAATGAATCCCATCCTCCCGGCCATCCGGAATTTGAGGAAAAAGAGCCTGTAGTCCAAGCCAGCCGGGCACCATCTGCTAGCAAAAATGTAGCAAACGAGGGTGCCGGCTGGGAGCGCGCCACGCTCGAGAAGCTGGCGCTGGCCGCGATCGAGGAGCAGCGCGCCACGCGCCGCTGGAAGAGCTTCGTGCGCCTGGCCTGGCTGGCGTTCTTTGTTTTCCTGGTGTGGGCGCTGATGTACCGCGGCACGCCTTCCACCGACAAGAGCCTGCCGCACACGGCGGTGATCGAGATCAAGGGCGAGATCGCCTCGGGCGCCGATGCCAGCGCCGAATTCGTGGTGGCGGCCATGCGCGCGGCATTTGAGGACGACGGTGCGCAGGCCGTGGTGCTGCTGATCAACTCGCCCGGCGGCAGCCCCGTGCAGGCCGGCATCATCAACGATGAAATCCGCCGCCTCAAGGGCAAGTACAAGAAGCCGGTCTATGCCGTGGTCGAGGAGTCGTGCGCGTCGGCGGCCTACTACATCGCCGCGGCCTCAGACAGGATCTTCGTGGACAAGGCCAGCATCGTGGGCAGCATTGGCGTGCTGATGGACGGCTTTGGCTTTACCGGGCTCATGGACAAGCTGGGCGTGGAGCGCCGCCTCATGACCGCCGGCGAGAACAAGGGTTTTCTCGATCCGTTCAGCCCGCAGACCGACAAGCAGCGGGCCTTTGCCCAGACCATGCTGGACCAGATCCACAAGCAGTTCATCGACGCGGTCAAGGCCGGCCGCGGCAAGCGGCTCAAAGACAACCCCGAGCTGTTCAGCGGCCTGTTCTGGACCGGCCAGCAGGCCATCGAGCTGGGGCTGGCCGACCAGCTGGGCAACCTGGACTTTGTGGCGCGCGAGATCGTCAAGGCCGAGGATCTGGTGGACTACACGCGTCGCGACAATGTGGCCGAACGCCTCGTCAAGCGGTTTGGCGCCTCGCTGGGCGAGGGCGCCATGCGCGCGCTGCGGGCCGCGCCCGCGATCCGCTGACGGCCCCTCAGCGCCCGATCGCGAACACCGCCGGGGTGTGGGCCGCCAGCGGGGCCTCCTTCTGTTTCCAGCCCTTGACGTTGTCGCAGCGGCAGGCTGCCTGTGCCAGCGTCAGCCCGCTGCCCACGGCCAGCCGCGTGTTGTGCTGCAGGGTCTGCATCAGCGCCTGCCACAGCGCGGCGTTGCGGTAGGGCGTTTCGATGAACATCTGGGTCTGGCCGCTGCGCAGCGCCAGGGATTCGAGTTCACGGATGCGTTGCGCCCGCTGCGCCGCGTCTTGCGGCAGGTAGCCGACAAACGCAAAGCTCTGCCCGTTCAGGCCGCTGGCCGCCAGCGCCAGCAGCAAAGACACCGGTCCGACCAGCGGCACCACCTCGATGCCCAGGTCGTGCGCGGCCCGCACCACGGACGAACCGGGGTCGGCCACGGCGGGCATGCCGGCCTCGCTGGCCAGGCCCATGTCGTGGCCCTCAAGGGCCGCGGCCAGCATTGGCCGGGCATCAAACTGGCCTGCATGGTCGCCCTTCTTGTGCACCTCGCGCGGCAACTCCTGGACCGAGAGTGCCTGAAGCGGCTGCGCCAGCGGCACCAGGTCATTGACCCGCTTGAGGTAGGCGCGCAGGGACTTGGCGTTTTCGCAGACCCAGTGGCCCAGGCGGGCCGCCGTCTGCAGCGTGCCGGCGGGCATCACGTCCTGCAGCGCGGTGGGGGTGTCGCAACCGAAATCAAGCGGCGCGGGCACCAGAAAAAGCCGGCCTTTGGCGGGCGTCATGCGGGCACCCGGATGCCCGCGGCGCGGATCATCCGGCAGGTGCGGATCAGCGGCAGGCCGACGAGGGCGGTGGGGTCGTCATTGACGATGGCCTCGAGCAGCGCAATGCCCAGGCCCTCGCTCTTGGCGCTGCCGGCGCAGTCATAGGGCTGCTCGGCGGCCAGGTAGGACTCGATCTCGGCATCGCTGAGATCGCGAAACCGGACCTCGACCGGCGCCAGCGCGGCCTGTTCAAAGCCGCTTTCCAGGCAGACCACGGCCACGGCGGTCTGGAACACCACGGTTTGCCCGCGCATGCGCCGCAACTGGGCCGTGGCCCGTTCATGGTTGCCAGGCTTGCCCAGGGGCTCGCCGGCCAGATCCGCCACCTGGTCGGAGCCAATCACCACGGCCTGGGGGTATTTGGCCGCCACGGCGTGCGCCTTGGCCAGGGCCAGCCGGCTCGCGAGCGCCGCGGGGGCCTCCCCGGGCAGCGGTGTTTCGTCGACATCGGGCGACGCGGCTTCAAAGGGAATGCGCAGGCGCGACAGCAGTTCGTGCCGGTAGCGGGAGGTCGATCCCAGAATCAGGGAGCGTGGCGGGACTTGGGTCATCGCGTGATTCTCTTACACTGCCCGGATGAAGAAAGAGTTTGTGGCCGGGCGTCTGGACGTGGTGGCTTTCGCGCAGGACGGTGCCAGGCTGGACGGGCTGGAGCCCTTGCGCAGCCGAACCCGCCTGCTGGCCGAAACCCAGGGGCTGGGCGCTGACCTCGGCATCCGCTGGTCTGCGGTGGGGGAATTGCGGCCCAAGGCCGGCGCCGAGCCCGAGGTCTGGCTGCATCTGTCGGCCCTGGCCGTGTTGCCGCTGACCTGCCAGCGCTGCCTGGGGCCGGTGGACGTTCCGCTGGAGGTGGAGCGCTCGTTCCGCTTTGTGGCCGACGAGGAAACCGCCAGCGTGCTGGACGACGAATCGGAAGAGGACCTGCTCGCGATCAGCCGCAGTTTCGACCTGCATGAGCTGGTGGAGGATGAGCTGCTCATGGAGATGCCGCCCGTGCCACGCCACGACCAGTGCCCCACGGAAGTGAAGTTAGCGGCCGCTGACGAGGCGTTCGAGGCGCAGGAAGCCAGCCAGCCGAACCCGTTTGCCGTGCTGCAAAAGCTCAAAACCGATAAACGCAATTAAATCAACAAGTTGGGCTATAATCATGGGCTTCGCGCAATTCGAGCATCTGGATTGCTGCGGTCAGTTTCGTCCAACCTTCAACCCGGTGCCGCGCCAGCCGCTGCGGCGCCACCCTTCTCCAGGAGCCCCTCATGGCCGTCCAGCAGAACAAAAAATCGCCGTCCAAGCGCGGCATGCACCGCTCGCACAACGCCCTGAATGTGCCGGGCATTGCCGTGGAACCTACCACCGGCGAAACCCACCTGCGTCACCACATCAGCCCCAATGGCTTCTACCGTGGTCGCCAGGTGCTGAAGAACAAGTCCGAAGCCTGATCCCGCTTCCCCCTGCCGAAGGCCCGGCGCCGCAGTTCCTGCGGCAACGGGCCTTTGTCTTGATGTCCCTGTCCTGCCCGCCGCGTTCGCGGCACCGCTTGCAGAACCCCCGGTTCGCCCTACAGTGGAACCCATGATCACCCTGGCCGTCGATTGCATGGGGGGCGACCACGGCCCCCGCGTCACCCTGGCGGCCTGTCGCCAGTTTCTCCAGTCCCATCCCGAAGCCCGATTGCTGCTGGTCGGCCAGCCCGACAGCCTGGCGGCGTTCAACCATCCTCGCGCCAGCGTCGTGCCGGCCAGCGAGGTCGTGGCCATGGATGACCCGGTGGAAATTGCGCTGCGCAAGAAAAAAGACTCGTCGATGCGCCTGGCGATCCAGCAGGTCAAGGACGGTGCGGCCCAGGCGGCGCTATCGGCCGGCAACACGGGCGCTTTGATGGCCATCGCGCGCTATCTTCTCAAAACGGTGGAGGGCATTGACCGCCCGGCCATTGCCACTCAATTGCCCAATGCCGCTGGCGGTGCCACCACGGTGCTGGACCTCGGCGCCAACGTGGACTGCACGGCCGAGCATCTGCTGCAGTTTGCCGTGATGGGTTCGGCGCTGGTGTCGGTGCTGAAAAATGACGACAACCCCAGCGTGGGCCTGCTGAATATTGGCGAAGAAGCCATTAAAGGCAGCGAAATCATCAAAAAAGCCGGTGAATTGCTTCGATCTGCCGCTAACGCAGGCGATCTGAATTTCTTCGGCAATGTAGAAGGCAACGATATTTTCAAGGGCACCACCGACATCGTGGTGTGCGATGGCTTTGTCGGCAATGTGGCGCTCAAAGCCAGCGAAGGCCTGGCCTCGATGATCACGGGATTCATCAAGGCAGAGTTTTCCCGCAATATCTTCACCAAAATTGCCGCCATCATTGCTTATCCTGTCCTATCTGCTTTTAAAGATCGCGTCGACCACCGTCGTTACAACGGCGCCGCACTGCTGGGCCTGCGCGGCCTGGTGTTCAAGAGCCATGGCTCGGCCGACGAGATGGCTTTCGAGCAGGCGCTGAACCGGGCGTATGATGCGGCCCGATACAAATTACTGGACCGGGTCCAGGCTCGCATTGCGCATGCGGCCCCCTTGCTGATGGAGGCCGAGCTGCTTGCCCAGCCGCTGGAACCGGCGACCCTGACTTGATGAGACGTTATTCCCGCATCACCGGCACCGGCAGCTACCTGCCGCCGCGCCGCGTGACCAAC encodes:
- the rpmF gene encoding 50S ribosomal protein L32, which encodes MAVQQNKKSPSKRGMHRSHNALNVPGIAVEPTTGETHLRHHISPNGFYRGRQVLKNKSEA
- a CDS encoding Rieske 2Fe-2S domain-containing protein translates to MADTLIALCASADLRDGGDAVPFDVVLGGQTCRAFAIRFEGRVHAYLNRCAHVAMEMDYQPNRFFDDTGQWLLCATHGAAYQPATGACAGGPCRGGLVKIGLTEQDGVVHWHTAYNLQPVEF
- a CDS encoding SAM-dependent methyltransferase gives rise to the protein MTPAKGRLFLVPAPLDFGCDTPTALQDVMPAGTLQTAARLGHWVCENAKSLRAYLKRVNDLVPLAQPLQALSVQELPREVHKKGDHAGQFDARPMLAAALEGHDMGLASEAGMPAVADPGSSVVRAAHDLGIEVVPLVGPVSLLLALAASGLNGQSFAFVGYLPQDAAQRAQRIRELESLALRSGQTQMFIETPYRNAALWQALMQTLQHNTRLAVGSGLTLAQAACRCDNVKGWKQKEAPLAAHTPAVFAIGR
- the maf gene encoding septum formation inhibitor Maf encodes the protein MTQVPPRSLILGSTSRYRHELLSRLRIPFEAASPDVDETPLPGEAPAALASRLALAKAHAVAAKYPQAVVIGSDQVADLAGEPLGKPGNHERATAQLRRMRGQTVVFQTAVAVVCLESGFEQAALAPVEVRFRDLSDAEIESYLAAEQPYDCAGSAKSEGLGIALLEAIVNDDPTALVGLPLIRTCRMIRAAGIRVPA
- a CDS encoding S49 family peptidase, yielding MNESHPPGHPEFEEKEPVVQASRAPSASKNVANEGAGWERATLEKLALAAIEEQRATRRWKSFVRLAWLAFFVFLVWALMYRGTPSTDKSLPHTAVIEIKGEIASGADASAEFVVAAMRAAFEDDGAQAVVLLINSPGGSPVQAGIINDEIRRLKGKYKKPVYAVVEESCASAAYYIAAASDRIFVDKASIVGSIGVLMDGFGFTGLMDKLGVERRLMTAGENKGFLDPFSPQTDKQRAFAQTMLDQIHKQFIDAVKAGRGKRLKDNPELFSGLFWTGQQAIELGLADQLGNLDFVAREIVKAEDLVDYTRRDNVAERLVKRFGASLGEGAMRALRAAPAIR
- a CDS encoding HAD-IIIA family hydrolase yields the protein MPRPRQFDLIAFDWDGTLFDSTRIIVRCIQRAVVDVGGALPTDKAAAYVIGMGLMEALAHAAPDVPPERYPQLGARYRHHYMAHQNDLSLFDGVLPLLADLKASGHLLAVATGKSRRGLDEVLHTVELQGMFDASRTADQTAGKPHPLMLQELMAEFGTDAGRTLMIGDTTHDLQMALNAGCASVGVSYGAHEPDAFHALKPLQVVHSVRELHDWLLAHG
- a CDS encoding RluA family pseudouridine synthase, whose amino-acid sequence is MKHIIGGGGPPASPQVKSVTVDEDSAGQRLDNFLIRELKGVPKTHVYRIIRSGEVRVNKGRAAADTRVALGDVVRLPPVRTSEAASQKLERPAPPREFPILLEDEHLLAIDKPAGVAVHGGSGVSFGVIEQLRQARPAAKFLELVHRLDRETSGILLVARKRSALTKLQDQFRERETGKTYLALVTGHWPANRKVIDAPLHKYLQADGERRVKVVGKDDPDGLRSVTLVKVASRLADFSLLEVTIKTGRTHQIRVHLASQGHPIAGDDKYGNFELNKTLQRQGLRRMFLHAWRLQFTHPASGERIALQAALPPELQEFIDHAAPKTV
- the plsX gene encoding phosphate acyltransferase PlsX, coding for MITLAVDCMGGDHGPRVTLAACRQFLQSHPEARLLLVGQPDSLAAFNHPRASVVPASEVVAMDDPVEIALRKKKDSSMRLAIQQVKDGAAQAALSAGNTGALMAIARYLLKTVEGIDRPAIATQLPNAAGGATTVLDLGANVDCTAEHLLQFAVMGSALVSVLKNDDNPSVGLLNIGEEAIKGSEIIKKAGELLRSAANAGDLNFFGNVEGNDIFKGTTDIVVCDGFVGNVALKASEGLASMITGFIKAEFSRNIFTKIAAIIAYPVLSAFKDRVDHRRYNGAALLGLRGLVFKSHGSADEMAFEQALNRAYDAARYKLLDRVQARIAHAAPLLMEAELLAQPLEPATLT
- a CDS encoding DUF177 domain-containing protein encodes the protein MKKEFVAGRLDVVAFAQDGARLDGLEPLRSRTRLLAETQGLGADLGIRWSAVGELRPKAGAEPEVWLHLSALAVLPLTCQRCLGPVDVPLEVERSFRFVADEETASVLDDESEEDLLAISRSFDLHELVEDELLMEMPPVPRHDQCPTEVKLAAADEAFEAQEASQPNPFAVLQKLKTDKRN